One Vicia villosa cultivar HV-30 ecotype Madison, WI linkage group LG5, Vvil1.0, whole genome shotgun sequence genomic window, cgtagttggagtgagtttatcgtagatggtaaggtccacttactttccagtaagtcgtcgcagttgaccgtacctactcactatcgtagttggagtgagtttatcgtagatggtaaagtccacttacttttcagtaagtcgtcgcagttgaccgtacctactcactatcgtagttggagtaagcttatcgtagatggtagggcccacttactgtcagtctagtaagtcgtcgcagttagccgtacctgcttactatcgtagttggagtaagcttatcgtagatggtaaggtccacttacttttcagtaagtcgtcgcagttgaccgtacctgcttactatcgtagttggagtcaCCCCAAAAGGGTTATTTGTCTTGATGCGGGCGAGTTACGTGTATAAAAGGTTATCTTGCAAATGTGTATGCTTATGATTTTGTTATTTGTATGATGAATGTTTGTATGCGAATGCAGGTCATGTGAATGTTTTGTATGTAAATGCGATGTGTATGAGTGTTTATGTAAGTGAATATGTAAGTATGATGACTATGGGGTACTATCTTTTGTCACCAATTGGAATTTGTTTAAGATCTTTCGAGCAACTTTACGGGTCTTGACTCAGATCGCCCGGGGCTAGTATGTTGGAATGTGGCGGtgttttttttttagggtttatcaGATCATCAGGCGTATATTGGCTGCCGGAGGTATCGTGGTTTTATCCCCTTTATTCCAGTCTAATGATTTGTAAGTTTCCTGTTTTAAATTCGAAGTTTAAagtttatgagaaataaattattctttgcacttggtattgaAATGATGAAAAGATAAGTATGAAAGTGAAAAGCTTTTATTGATTATTGCCTtaaattggcgaatgtacaaagggtatgagagaaagaaaaatgacaaatagaaatgacattaatactgctattgctcttttttttgctatcgagggccccagtaatcctttgacttcGGAAGTTGATGATTGCTCGATTTCCTATCCTTTACGAATTGTCTTGGGCTCGTAGCTTGGAGCCTTATCCCTGCTAGGCATAGTACCTCTTGACTGCATCTGAATTGATTGGGTGCgatagctcatccccatccattgtagtgaggactaatgcccctcccgagaacaccgtttttacaatgtatggaccttcgtagttaggtgtccattttccacgggcgtcgagtcgaggtaacagtatcttcttgaggacaatgtcaccttctttgtaggttcgcggtcggaccttcttatcgaacgcttttttcatcctcttctgatagagttgtccatgacacaaagctgtcagtcgcttttcttcaatgagattaagctgatcgaaacgagtttttacccattccgattcttctaactttgtgtcagttatgactcttaatgacgggatctccacttcgattgggaggacagcttccataccgtagactagggagaagggagttgcccctgtagatgtacgcaccgaggttctataaccgtgtagggcgaagggcagcatttcgtgccaatccttgtatgttttcaccatcttttgtattatttttttgatatttttgtttgcagcttcgacagcgccgttcattttaggcctgtatggtgaagaattgtggtgttcaatcttgaactcctcgcacagctccctcatcatgttattgttcagatttgacccattatcggtgataatcctgcttggaatcccataccgacatatgatattatgcttgatgaaccgagtgactacttgtcttgttacgttggtgtaagaggcagcttcgacccatttggtgaagtagtctatggcgactaatataaatcggtgtccgttcgaagctttaggttctatcatccctatcatgtcgattccccacattgcaaatggccatggtgaactcagaacgttcaacgggtttggtggtacgtgcaccttgtcagcgtagatttggcacttgtgacaggtccttgcatattggaaacagtcggcctccattgttaaccagtaataccctgcccgcagtatctttctagccattgaatgtccgtttgcatgagttccgaaggttccttcatgtacctccctgataatttccttggcctcgtttttatctacacacctcaataacactgaatcatagttccttttgtataggatgcttccgcttaagaagaacttggatgcaagtctcctcagtgtctttttatcaattgttgaggcattctccgggtattcttgtttttccaggtactctttaatgtcgtggtaccatggtttgttgtcagactgttCCTCGatcgtgagacaataggcaggttcgtcgaagtgcCTAACGGTTattcgtggttcatggtttggccaggtcactttgaacatagaggaaagcgttgctagtgcatcggctatttgattttcttccctcgggatatgagtaaaggtgatagtatcaaattcagctgtcaactccagtataaggtctcggtatgggattagctttgcatctcgagtgtcccactCTTTGTTGACctgatggattaccaatgctgagtctccgtatacatcaaggagtttgattcttaggtcgattgcagcttctaaccccaatatgcatgcttcgtattctgcaatgttgttggtacagtcgaaacatagtcttgcagtgaagggtaagtgtcggtcatcgggagatgtcaatactgcccctatgccatgtcctagtgcatttgaagcaccgtcgaacatgagtttccataccaaacccggttcgggtccctcATCGGGTCccggtatttcatagtctcttactagcataatatcctcgtctgggaagtcgaacttcatagattggtattcctcgagTGGTTGGtgggcaagatgttctgccaagacactcccttttattgctttttgagttacatactgtatgtcgtattcggacaacaacatttgccatcttgcaattctacccgtgagagcctgtttttcgaacacgtatttcaaaggatccattctcgatatcagccatgtggagtggttcagcatatattgccttagacgtttggaggcccatgctagggcgcaacatgtcttttccaatggtgaataccgagactcgcaatccgtgaatttcttactgaggtagtaaatagcgtgttctttcctgcctgtttcatcttgttgccccagtacacaccccatagacctttcgagtactgtgaggtacatgattagtggccttccgggtacaggaggtaagagtataggtggttcttgtaagtagttctttatggtttcgaaggctacttgacaatcatcattccacttgataggttgatctttcctgagtagtttgaatataggctcgcatgtagctgttagatgtgaaatgaaccttgagatgtaattcaatcgacccaggaaacctcgtacctctttttctgtttttggaacgggcatcgcttgtatggcttttactttatcgggatcaacctctatacctcgttggcttacaatgaatcccaacagctttcccgatcttacaccaaacgtacacttgttcgggtttaaccttagcttgtacttctttagacgttcaaacagcttatgtagatttgtaatatgttcttcttcagtgcgagacttggcaatcatatcatctacatatacttcgacctctttatggatcatatcatggaataatgtgaccatggctctttgatatgttgcccctgcatttctcaacccgaatggcattactttgtagcaaaaagtgccccaagaggtcatgaaggtagtcttttccatatcctcgggagccatcttaatctgattatacccggagaaaccatccataaaagagaacactgaagcttgtgctgtattatccaccaagatatctatatgtggaagtgggaaatcatcttttggacttgctttatttagatccctgtaatctacacacatgcgcactttcccgtcttttttaggaaccggcactatgtttgcaatccaaggtgggtagtcaaccacagcaagaaacccggcatcgaactgtttgagcacctcttccctaatcttactatccatatctggtcgaacccttctgcgcttttgcctgaccggcgcacatccttctttgagaggtaacctgtgtaccacgatgtctgtatccaaccccggcatatcacggtatgaccaagcaaaaatctctgcatactcgtggaggagcttgattaacgttgcttttacgtccttacctagcgttgccccaatcttaatgtttttgggttcttcatctgttcccaagtttatggtttcaatggcctcttgtggagggagcatgctcttggattccttatccactaaccttgacaactcttccggaagttcatcgtcttcctcatcccctcctTCAgtctgattagcgagagcctcgagtttgtatagagtctcagcagtattattatcggtggtgtcaggaagtgatctgcacatgttttatgtttgttttcttttagtatgcagatgtgaacgtgctttgtttgtgcaagaaatttacttgtcattttcagaaatgggaaaggaataaatgcgagaaaagacaatattttcaataccaaaatgcaaagacaattttattaataaacttcgaacttgaaagtaaatggggcccttacaaactagctctatgcttcgggcaaggcatgagcgttattgtttttctttatcaaaaaggggaaataaaacacacaaaagcaaattactttgaaatgaaaactatctccggtatctccaggcttgtccaattctgaagctgttctcctggcctgatcTCTCGAATGAAATTGGACGTCCCTTCTTGAGAGTCCTgattggacaccatagccacatgctcataaccgccagtcacaaaagtttgcattattgggggaaatggtcgttcttctttattaatgcttgtgaccttggtgggttggtatcctaaccccaggcgatccttcttctccaaaacttctggcagcttgccccagcctttagtatctgcgtcttgtaggtctttccatgaggttaccgcccttcttatcttctccactggtagtgtgatagcagttgcaatttctagagcttgaaatgcggtacccaatgcttcgtctccagcctcaatatatctgtatgagtttagattgctgacaaatatatcctcttctccattgatagttactatggagttcccattcacaaactttagtttctgatggagggtggaggtgactgccccagctgcatggatccaaggacgccctagtaggcaggtataagctggctcgatttccatcacttggaagttgatgcagaaggtgtggggaccaattatgacaggaaggtctacttctccaaataccggactctgtgatccatcgaaagctttaaccaccagacgactagGTTTAACCACGAGTCCCTCTAAGGCTATCTTATCAAGTGtggcttttggcatcacgtttaaggatgaccctgtgtcgatcaaaactctagccagatgagccttcccacactgcatggagatatgcaaggctttgttgtgtgactttccttgtaggggtaactcattgtcactgaagcccaggcatgccccagcagttagattggccaccatcccatcaaattgattgactgtgatgtccttagttacatgggcagcgtttaggatcttcatcaaggcatctcgatgcttctcggagtgtatcaataatgataagagcgatattttagacggtgtctgttgcaactgatctaccactctataatcactcttcttaatcagagcgagaaactcctcagcatccttattagaagtttctttatccttaggttcagcctTGTCAATTGGTCTCGTGAcaacttgttctccagattgtgtcaagttttcactagacgttggttgtacttgcgtagttttgaatatgcgcccactacgggtcatacCTCCAGGTCTAACAatgcttgatactgcagtattagtatcggtctcatattcccatggtaccgctttcatcttgtccaaaggatatggtcctctgattgggatgatcttggtacgTTCTTGCGCAGGTATCATCACTGgcggtctagagcatgggataatcaatggtttccttgccccttgtgcaggtatcattaaaggctcgtttctttccaccatcgccacatattcctcttcagggtgttcctccaattggatcaatccttgatccatgagtctttGCAAAGTGTCTtcgaaagcttcgttatgttctaggataaacccctttataagaagatacctcttaagtgcatctgtgggggagttccgttgttgaaccaactcttgctcattgacaacttctattgcattgactgcgccttcatggtgtggcat contains:
- the LOC131604775 gene encoding uncharacterized protein LOC131604775, which codes for MESHNSSPDNIPTKDDAGVSQHESHVLSPVLEDNQPLASIIPTASAEESHSNDESPPTHQDETSKLATPGSNEISNLGTTTEGGDEEDDELPEELSRLVDKESKSMLPPQEAIETINLGTDEEPKNIKIGATLGKDVKATLIKLLHEYAEIFAWSYRDMPGLDTDIVVHRLPLKEGCAPVRQKRRRVRPDMDSKIREEVLKQFDAGFLAVVDYPPWIANIVPVPKKDGKVRMCVDYRDLNKASPKDDFPLPHIDILVDNTAQASVFSFMDGFSGYNQIKMAPEDMEKTTFMTSWGTFCYKVMPFGLRNAGATYQRAMVTLFHDMIHKEVEVYVDDMIAKSRTEEEHITNLHKLFERLKKYKLRLNPNKCTFGVRSGKLLGFIVSQRGIEVDPDKVKAIQAMPVPKTEKEVRGFLGRLNYISRFISHLTATCEPIFKLLRKDQPIKWNDDCQVAFETIKNYLQEPPILLPPVPGRPLIMYLTVLERSMGCVLGQQDETGRKEHAIYYLSKKFTDCESRYSPLEKTCCALAWASKRLRQYMLNHSTWLISRMDPLKYVFEKQALTGRIARWQMLLSEYDIQYVTQKAIKGSVLAEHLAHQPLEEYQSMKFDFPDEDIMLVRDYEIPGPDEGPEPGLVWKLMFDARLCFDCTNNIAEYEACILGLEAAIDLRIKLLDVYGDSALVIHQVNKEWDTRDAKLIPYRDLILELTAEFDTITFTHIPREENQIADALATLSSMFKVTWPNHEPRITVRHFDEPAYCLTIEEQSDNKPWYHDIKEYLEKQEYPENASTIDKKTLRRLASKFFLSGSILYKRNYDSVLLRCVDKNEAKEIIREVHEGTFGTHANGHSMARKILRAGTCHKCQIYADKVHVPPNPLNVLSSPWPFAMWGIDMIGMIEPKASNGHRFILVAIDYFTKWVEAASYTNVTRQVVTRFIKHNIICRYGIPSRIITDNGSNLNNNMMRELCEEFKIEHHNSSPYRPKMNGAVEAANKNIKKILVYGMEAVLPIEVEIPSLRVITDTKLEESEWVKTRFDQLNLIEEKRLTALCHGQLYQKRMKKAFDKKVRPRTYKEGDIVLKKILLPRLDARGKWTPNYEGPYIVKTVFSGGALVLTTMDGDELSHPINSDAVKRYYA